CTTAACATTAAAAGAAAATCGCCCTGGTTTGTAACCCCGCAATTTTGACTCTGGAAGTTGTGAAAACAGATCTCTAATGAATGTAAAGGATCCCGTATAGGTGGCTGGATTTGATCGGGGAGTGCGCCCGATTGCGGACTGGTCTATATTGATGACTTTGTCGATGTATGCCAGGCCTTCAACTCTGTCAAAGGGGAGAGCTGTGATCTTTGTGTTGTATATCGATCTGGCCAGAGCCGGATAAAGAGTCTGGTTGATCAAAGAAGATTTTCCTGAACCGGAGACTCCGGTGACGCAAATAAATTTTCCCAAGGGAAAATCCAGGGTCAGTTTTTGAAGATTGTTTCCCCGAGCTCCAATAAGTTTGATCTTGCTATTGCGTCCTTCACGCCGCAGGAGTGGTACAGGAATCGATAATTCACCAGTAAGATATTTTGCGGTGAGCGACGCTTTGTTTTTCCGGAAAGACTTTGGGGGGCCAACTGCCACAATTTCTCCACCATGCTCTCCGGCTCCTGGTCCCATATCTACCAGGATATCGGCTTCTTCCATGGTTTCCTGATCATGTTCGATAACAATCACAGTATTACCAAGATCTCGAAGATGTTTCAGGGTCTCAATCAGCTTTCTGTTGTCGCGTTGATGAAGGCCGATTGATGGTTCGTCCAGAATATAAAGCACACCAACTAACTGGGAACCAATTTGGGTTGCCAATCGGATCCTTTGTGCTTCTCCTCCAGATAAAGTGCCTGCTGTTCGTGATAGATTTAAGTAATCCAACCCAACGTTTATCAGAAATCTTAATCTGGCTTGCACTTCCTTTAATATTTGATCACCAATTATCTGATCAGTTTTAGAGAGTTTTATTTTTTCTATAAACTGATAGATATCTTTAATGGGCATTTGACTCAAGTCATTTATGCTTTTTCCACCAACAAATACATGATTTGCTTCAACCCGCAATCTTGTTCCACCACAGGATTCGCAGGGAAGTGAACTCATGAAGCCTTCTATCCATTTTCTTATCCCTGGCGATGTAGTCTGCTTATAGCGTCTTTCCAGATTGGGAATCACACCTTCAAAGCCACCCTCATATTCACCCTTCCAGCGATCAGATTCATAAGCCATTTTAATTTTTTTGTCACCGGTTCCTCGAATTATCGCATGCTTTGCTTCATCACTTATTGTATTCCAGGGTTGGGTAAATTTAAAGTTATAGTGTTTTGCTAAACTTTTTAGAATGGCTGCATACCAATTGCCCCGGGGTTGTTCACCAAGCGGTGCAACGGCACCTTGAATCAAAGATCTCCTTTTATCTGGTACAATAAGATTTACATCCATACTCGTTTGCATGCCAAGACCATCGCAGCTTTGGCATGCACCATAGGGACCATTGAAGGAAAATAATCTTGGCTCCAGCTCTGGATAGCTTATCTCACAATATGGACAAGCGTAGTGTTCTGAAAATATATGTTCTTCTTCGCCTACCACATCAATGATGATCATTCCAGAACCATGTTTGAGGGCAAGTTCAACGGAGTCTGTTAATCGATCCTTGAATCTTTCGTTGATAACCAGGCGATCTACAACAATTTCAATGTTGTGTTTTATATTTTTCTCTAGAGCTTTGAGCCGGGCTACTTCCTGTATTTTACCGTCAACGCGAATTCTGACAAATCCTTCTCGCTTGATCTCTTTGAAAGTTTCCTTAAACTCTCCTTTACGACCACGGACAATGGGTGCTAGAATTTGAATGTTTGCATCATGTTTTAGGTTCAATACTGAATCTACAACTTGCTGAACCGTTTGTTTGGTTACGGGTCTACCGCAATTGTAGCATATTGGTTTACCGATTCTGGAAAAGAGTAATCTTAAGTAATCATGTATCTCTGTCACGGTTCCAACTGTTGAGCGTGGATTTCTTCCGGCTGTCTTTTGTTCAATGGATATTGCTGGTGATAAACCATCGATGTAATCAACATCTGGTTTTTCCATCAAACCAAGAAACTGTCGTGCATAGGCAGATAATGACTCGACATATCTACGTTGGCCCTCAGCATAAATCGTATCAAAAGCCAGTGATGTTTTACCTGACCCGGATAACCCGGTTATAACGATGAACTTTTCCCGGGGAAGTTCTAGATCAATATTTTTTAAGTTGTGCTCGCGAGCACCATGAACAATTAATTTCTCATTATGCATAAATTCCTCAATTCGAACTTTCAAGATATTTGTTGGAGGTAGTGACTGGAAGAGGATTTTGCATTTTCTGAGCATTGATCTTGCTTTTCTCCCGAGGTGCACAGTTCGATCCAATTCCTTACATTTTTTACGTGAGACGCACGTTCTTGCACCCACTGGTCTGAATGAACGCATCAGGAAAGCGGTTTATCTTTCAAAGCAATGATCAAAAACACCTGAAATGAGCCTCTTTCCGCATAATATAGCTACGAGAGCCATAACCTTATCAACATCATGAGATGTGACACTATTCTCAACATATTCGAAGAAAATATTTTATACCGACCCATTAGTCATGCTGTATCTACATAAATATCAGCTATTAACACAACACCAGAAATTGCTTACCTTAGCAGATGCGCACAAATACCGCAAGAAGTAAATGATGACATATTGCAGACTGACTGGACAGTCACCATAATTACCTGTTTCCAGCCAAACTATAGCGACCTGCTGGGTATGCTAAAAGCACATGGCTACATCTCTCTGTCTGAGAGTTGCCACTCTTTTACGCTAGTGCAAATTTCTGCTCCTCACGAAACCACTGTGGATTCATGAGTCACCTCCTATCTTATTTGTCTCTAAAAACGAAGAGGATGTCTCACCAAATGGTCAATTTTACGAAGATACCCAAGATCGAACTCCACCTTCACCTGGAAGGAGCCATTCCGCTGGATACACTCTGGCAACTCATCAATAAATATGATCCAGTTTTAAGTAAAACACTTACCCTTGAATCATTAAACTCAAAGTTTCAATACACAAACTTTCATCACTTCCTGCAGTTGTGGTCCTGGAAGAATACTTTTATCCGAGAACCTGACGATTTCACTCATATTGCCCAGGCTGTTGCCCGGCAACTAAAGCATCAAAATATTATTTACGCGGAAGCATTTTTCTCTCCTCCTGATTTTGCTCATACTGGTTTGGACGTTTCGTTAATCAGCCAATCCATTCGTCAAGGTTTAGCAATGGTTGATGGCATCCATGTCAATCTCATTGCTGATCTCGTTCGGGGAAGTGACACCGCCATGGCTGGCTTGATGCTTGATCAGGTGTTAGAGTTGAAAAACGAGGGTGTCATTGGTATAGGCCTTGGTGGTGATGAAGCAAAACATCCTCCCGGTCTATACAAAGGTATTTATACCAAAGCTAAACATCATGATCTACACACCACAGTCCACGCTGGTGAAGCCCTTGGACCGACCAGCATTTGGGAAGCTTTGACTGAATTACATCCCGATCGTATTGGCCATGGTATCAGAGCAGTAGAGGATCCAAAACTTCTCGCCTACTTAAAAGACCACCGCATACCACTGGAAATCTGCCCCTTCTCCAATATTCGAACAGCTCTTTATCCCCATTATAGTGACCATCCCGTTCGTACACTCTACGATCTTGGCATCCCCATCTCTATCAATTCTGATGATCCTGTTCTATTTCAAACATCCCTTGCAGCCGAATTTCAGGGACTTCGAGAGATCCACCGATTCACGGATCTGGAAATTCTACAGCTATTGCTTGATGCAACAGACCAAAGTTTTGCTGATGATATCCAAAAGCTCTCCTTGAAAAAGCAGATTTTTAGTCACCCCCAGTGGTCTTCCCTGCCTGAAAATGACAAGCTCCGATCAACAAGCTTTACATGACCACTTGACGATTTAATCAGTTAACCCTCAATTACCGTTTATATTGACACATACTTACTGATACGAATATTAAAGAGGATCTACGCTGAATGAACACAATTGCTCTTCAAAATATCACCAAAAGCTTCAACGGCTTTATAGCGGTTGATGACCTGTCACTAGAAGTGCCCGCTGGTAGTATTTATGGCTTTATTGGACCAAACGGTTCCGGGAAAACAACTACCATTCGCATGATGATGAATATTTTTTATCCTGATTCAGGCTCAATTAAAGTTTTTGGGGAACCTCGTACTGACACACACACCGACCGTATTGGATATCTGCCTGAAGAACGTGGTCTCTATAAGAAGATGAAAATCCGGGATTTGCTCAAGTTTTACTGTGAATTAAAGGTAGGACGAGCAGAAACAGGCGAGATCGATCAATGGCTGGAAAAAATGGATTTAAGTGACTGGGCCAACAAGAAGGTGGATACCCTGAGCAAGGGGATGAGTCAAAAGGTCCAGTTTATCGCTACTGTCATTTCCAAGCCAGATCTGAT
This is a stretch of genomic DNA from Candidatus Neomarinimicrobiota bacterium. It encodes these proteins:
- the uvrA gene encoding excinuclease ABC subunit UvrA, which translates into the protein MHNEKLIVHGAREHNLKNIDLELPREKFIVITGLSGSGKTSLAFDTIYAEGQRRYVESLSAYARQFLGLMEKPDVDYIDGLSPAISIEQKTAGRNPRSTVGTVTEIHDYLRLLFSRIGKPICYNCGRPVTKQTVQQVVDSVLNLKHDANIQILAPIVRGRKGEFKETFKEIKREGFVRIRVDGKIQEVARLKALEKNIKHNIEIVVDRLVINERFKDRLTDSVELALKHGSGMIIIDVVGEEEHIFSEHYACPYCEISYPELEPRLFSFNGPYGACQSCDGLGMQTSMDVNLIVPDKRRSLIQGAVAPLGEQPRGNWYAAILKSLAKHYNFKFTQPWNTISDEAKHAIIRGTGDKKIKMAYESDRWKGEYEGGFEGVIPNLERRYKQTTSPGIRKWIEGFMSSLPCESCGGTRLRVEANHVFVGGKSINDLSQMPIKDIYQFIEKIKLSKTDQIIGDQILKEVQARLRFLINVGLDYLNLSRTAGTLSGGEAQRIRLATQIGSQLVGVLYILDEPSIGLHQRDNRKLIETLKHLRDLGNTVIVIEHDQETMEEADILVDMGPGAGEHGGEIVAVGPPKSFRKNKASLTAKYLTGELSIPVPLLRREGRNSKIKLIGARGNNLQKLTLDFPLGKFICVTGVSGSGKSSLINQTLYPALARSIYNTKITALPFDRVEGLAYIDKVINIDQSAIGRTPRSNPATYTGSFTFIRDLFSQLPESKLRGYKPGRFSFNVKGGRCESCRGDGIRKIEMHFLPDVYVQCEDCRGKRYNRETLQIQFKGKNISDILEMSIEDAFAFFKAIPGLKRKLKTLVEVGLGYVKLGQQATTLSGGEAQRVKLASELSKMGTGRTFYILDEPTTGLHFEDVKMLLSVLNRLVDKGNTVLVIEHNLDVIKSADHVIDLGPEGGDGGGEILAMGTPEEIIRVERSYTGHYLKTMLNK
- the add gene encoding adenosine deaminase is translated as MVNFTKIPKIELHLHLEGAIPLDTLWQLINKYDPVLSKTLTLESLNSKFQYTNFHHFLQLWSWKNTFIREPDDFTHIAQAVARQLKHQNIIYAEAFFSPPDFAHTGLDVSLISQSIRQGLAMVDGIHVNLIADLVRGSDTAMAGLMLDQVLELKNEGVIGIGLGGDEAKHPPGLYKGIYTKAKHHDLHTTVHAGEALGPTSIWEALTELHPDRIGHGIRAVEDPKLLAYLKDHRIPLEICPFSNIRTALYPHYSDHPVRTLYDLGIPISINSDDPVLFQTSLAAEFQGLREIHRFTDLEILQLLLDATDQSFADDIQKLSLKKQIFSHPQWSSLPENDKLRSTSFT
- a CDS encoding ATP-binding cassette domain-containing protein, coding for MNTIALQNITKSFNGFIAVDDLSLEVPAGSIYGFIGPNGSGKTTTIRMMMNIFYPDSGSIKVFGEPRTDTHTDRIGYLPEERGLYKKMKIRDLLKFYCELKVGRAETGEIDQWLEKMDLSDWANKKVDTLSKGMSQKVQFIATVISKPDLIILDEPFSGLDPVNTNNLLSAMLDLQKQGATIIFSTHDMGTAEKVCDYIFMIHKGKKVLDGTLEEIQNTYGSDTLKIRCEDKTRGLDTITGVEKVHDFGQIQELRLAPDFDHQVILKEIMKSNTLLSFEIMKPSLHDIFIRIAGAKEVANV